The Puntigrus tetrazona isolate hp1 chromosome 3, ASM1883169v1, whole genome shotgun sequence genome contains a region encoding:
- the LOC122330806 gene encoding telethonin, whose product MQMCTVLEKKGGCVVGAELSCNVREENPTKRESYTANWRSINMKTQHEDRQSMLMSDDSRRESLSRYWQARPLNQTCPSGVVRVGAVETGVREHQLLPYRNSLPLPIFKPAELGVRLGRGAPHTLQDLPPARVPDGACPDKRAVEQITRDLPPVKPMRMEFAKAPRALGRSMSQEAQRG is encoded by the exons ATGCAGATGTGCACTGTCCTGGAGAAGAAAGGTGGATGTGTGGTCGGAGCAGAGCTCAGCTGTAACGTGAGGGAGGAAAATCCAACCAAGAGAGAGAGTTACACCGCGAACTGGCGCAGCATCAATATGAAGACTCAACATGAGGATCG cCAATCGATGCTGATGTCAGACGACTCTCGCCGGGAGTCCCTGTCCCGTTACTGGCAGGCGCGTCCTCTGAATCAGACCTGCCCATCGGGTGTTGTCCGAGTGGGCGCTGTGGAGACGGGTGTAAGGGAGCACCAGCTCTTGCCCTACAGGAACAGCCTGCCCCTGCCCATCTTCAAGCCTGCTGAACTGGGCGTCCGCCTGGGCCGTGGAGCCCCACACACCCTGCAAGATCTGCCCCCTGCCAGGGTTCCCGACGGAGCCTGTCCAGACAAGAGAGCGGTGGAACAGATCACCAGAGATCTGCCGCCCGTCAAACCCATGCGAATGGAGTTCGCCAAAGCACCCAGAGCCCTGGGAAGGTCCATGTCTCAGGAAGCCCAGAGGGGCTGA
- the syngr1a gene encoding synaptogyrin-1a isoform X1 — protein MEQAYGAGKAGGTFDPITFFQQPQIILRIVSWIFSIVIFGCIANEGYVNRPDEVEEYCIFNRNQNACNYAVGMGSLAFLCCAAFMALDVYFPQISSVKDRKKAVLADIGVSAFWSFVWFVGFCFLANQWQVAKPEDNPLKEGGDAARAAITFAFFSIFTWAGQAFFGFQRYKLGASSSLFSQDYTDPSQDPAGVPAAGTEYTGYNADMEANYDGSGGYQNQDY, from the exons ATGGAGCAGGCATACGGGGCTGGCAAGGCTGGCGGCACCTTCGATCCAATCACGTTCTTTCAGCAGCCGCAGATTATTCTTCGAATAGTGTCATGG ATCTTTTCCATTGTGATCTTTGGTTGCATTGCTAACGAGGGCTACGTGAATCGTCCGGATGAGGTGGAGGAATATTGCATCTTTAACCGCAACCAGAATGCCTGTAACTATGCTGTGGGTATGGGATCCCTGGCCTTCCTCTGCTGTGCTGCTTTTATGGCACTGGACGTCTATTTTCCTCAGATAAGCAGCGTTAAAGACCGCAAGAAGGCTGTGTTAGCAGATATTGGCGTTTCAG CCTTCTGGTCTTTCGTGTGGTTTGTGGGATTCTGTTTCCTTGCCAATCAGTGGCAGGTGGCTAAACCAGAAGATAACCCCCTCAAAGAGGGTGGAGACGCAGCCAGAGCAGCCATCACCTTCGCCTTCTTCTCCATATTCACATGG GCCGGTCAAGCTTTTTTCGGTTTCCAGAGGTACAAGTTAGGTGCGAGCTCGTCCCTCTTCTCTCAGGACTACACTGATCCCAGCCAGGATCCCGCCGGAGTGCCTGCTGCAGGCACAGAGTACACTGGATACAACGCTGACATGGAGGCTAATTATGACGGCTCTGGGGGATACCAGAACCAAGACTACTAA
- the syngr1a gene encoding synaptogyrin-1a isoform X2, translated as MEQAYGAGKAGGTFDPITFFQQPQIILRIVSWIFSIVIFGCIANEGYVNRPDEVEEYCIFNRNQNACNYAVGMGSLAFLCCAAFMALDVYFPQISSVKDRKKAVLADIGVSAFWSFVWFVGFCFLANQWQVAKPEDNPLKEGGDAARAAITFAFFSIFTWGVLTFLGLERLKKVSFEEEYNKLFTPHTPPPFV; from the exons ATGGAGCAGGCATACGGGGCTGGCAAGGCTGGCGGCACCTTCGATCCAATCACGTTCTTTCAGCAGCCGCAGATTATTCTTCGAATAGTGTCATGG ATCTTTTCCATTGTGATCTTTGGTTGCATTGCTAACGAGGGCTACGTGAATCGTCCGGATGAGGTGGAGGAATATTGCATCTTTAACCGCAACCAGAATGCCTGTAACTATGCTGTGGGTATGGGATCCCTGGCCTTCCTCTGCTGTGCTGCTTTTATGGCACTGGACGTCTATTTTCCTCAGATAAGCAGCGTTAAAGACCGCAAGAAGGCTGTGTTAGCAGATATTGGCGTTTCAG CCTTCTGGTCTTTCGTGTGGTTTGTGGGATTCTGTTTCCTTGCCAATCAGTGGCAGGTGGCTAAACCAGAAGATAACCCCCTCAAAGAGGGTGGAGACGCAGCCAGAGCAGCCATCACCTTCGCCTTCTTCTCCATATTCACATGG GGTGTTCTTACATTCCTGGGCCTGGAGCGGCTAAAGAAAGTCTCATTTGAAGAGGAATACAACAAACTGTTCACCCCTCATACGCCACCTCCATTTGTCTAG